Proteins found in one Lycium ferocissimum isolate CSIRO_LF1 chromosome 6, AGI_CSIRO_Lferr_CH_V1, whole genome shotgun sequence genomic segment:
- the LOC132059341 gene encoding uncharacterized protein LOC132059341 — MDMKEAKMDFKSILKEVEYLGSAHMTWREKKELENKKVVSLGGKPQKKQKLPLSVARVMMKKQKEREEKMQEENLVLGRFGGNNASSSRKAAGRRRPEDRVLKSTEGHFRNGVLDVKELLKPSAPKASSSGAKESFSSGKGKKRKGGKKNKGKKNKGGPGKKRH; from the exons ATGGACATGAAAGAAGCAAAGATGGATTTTAAGTCCATATTGAAGGAGGTTGAATATCTGG GCTCTGCCCATATGACATGGAGGGAAAAAAAGGAGTTGGAAAACAAGAAAGTAGTTTCTCTTGGTGGGAAG CCTCAGAAGAAGCAGAAGTTACCACTAAGTGTAGCACGAGTAATGATGAAGAAACAGAAGGAAAGGGAGGAGAAAATGCAAGAAGAG AATTTGGTACTTGGACGATTCGGGGGAAACAATGCTAGTAGTTCAAGAAAAGCAGCTGGAAGGCGCAGACCTGAGGATAGGGTGCTGAAATCAACTGAAGGTCACTTCAGAAATGGGGTGCTTGATGTTAAAGAATTGTTAAAACCTTCTGCACCTAAAGCATCATCATCTGGTGCCAAAGAGTCTTTTTCTTCTGGTAAAGGGAAGAAGAGAAAGGGTGGTAAAAAGAACAAGGGCAAGAAGAACAAGGGTGGTCCTGGTAAGAAGCGCCATTAA
- the LOC132059342 gene encoding LOW QUALITY PROTEIN: cellulose synthase A catalytic subunit 2 [UDP-forming]-like (The sequence of the model RefSeq protein was modified relative to this genomic sequence to represent the inferred CDS: inserted 2 bases in 1 codon) — MAMNTGGRLVAGSHNRNEFVLINADEIGRIKSVRELSGQVCWICGDEIEITIDGELFVACNECAFPVCRPCYEYERREGNQACPQCKTRYKRIKGSPRVEGDEEEDDTDDIEHEFDYGVGTLGRQGSGPGPGPSVYGGPYENATSSRQDSSTPGIEIPLLTYGEEDTQISSDQHALIVPPSNGFGNGIYPTLHTESSASLHPRPMVPQKDVALYGYGSVAWKDRMEDWKKKQNEKLQVVKHQGDGGGGFHGDNMDDPDLPMMDEGRQPLSRKLPIKSSRINPYRILIILRLAILGLFFHYRILHPVHDAIGLWLTSVICEIWFAASWILDQFPKWCPIVRETYLDRLSLRYEKEGKPSELAPVDIFVSTVDPLKEPPLITANTVLSILAVDYPVDKVTCYVSDDGAAMLTFEALSETSEFARKWVPFCKKYNIEPRAPEWYFSLKMDYLKNKVHTAFVRELMRAMKREYEEFKVRINALVATAQKVPEEGWTMQDGTPWPGNNVRDHPGMIQVFLGHDGVQDVEGNELPRLVYVSREKRPGFDHHKKAGAMNALMRVSAVISNAPFLLNVDCDHYINNSKALREAMCFLMDPTSGKKICYVQFPQRFDGIDRHDRYSNRNVVLFDINMKGLDGIQGPIYVGTGCVFRRHALYGYDAPAKKKRPSKTCNCWPKLCFCCCCFRSKTNKKGKTKKEKKPKHREASKQIYALETIEEEANVDPRPASQVKLEKKFGQSPAFVASTLLENGGLPKDASTSSLLKEAIHVISCGYEDKTEWGKEVGWIYGSVTEDILTGFKMHCHGWRSVYCMPKLPAFKGSAPINLSDRLHQVLRWALGSVEILLSKHCPIWYGYGGGLKWLERFSYINSVVYPLTSIPLIVYCSLPAICLLTGKFIVPAISNYASIIFISLFISIAATGVLEMQWGGVGIDDWWRNEQFWVIGGASXHFFALFQGLLKVLAGVETSFTVTSKAGDDGAFSDLYIFKWTSLLIPPTTLLIVNIVGVVVGVSNAINNGYDSWGPLFGRLFFALWVIIHLFPFLKGLMGKQERTPTIVVVWSILLASILTLLWVRVNPFVSRDGPLLEVCGLNCDD, encoded by the exons ATGGCTATGAATACTGGAGGAAGGCTTGTTGCTGGTTCACATAATAGAAATGAATTTGTGCTCATCAATgctgatgaaattggaagg ATAAAATCGGTGCGTGAATTAAGTGGACAAGTGTGTTGGATTTGTGGGGATGAAATCGAGATTACTATTGATGGAGAGTTGTTTGTTGCTTGCAATGAATGTGCTTTCCCTGTTTGTAGACCTTGTTATGAGTATGAAAGAAGAGAAGGAAATCAAGCTTGCCCTCAGTGCAAAACTAGATACAAGAGGATTAAGG GTAGTCCGCGTGTTGAGGGTGATGAGGAAGAAGATGACACTGATGACATAGAGCACGAGTTCGATTATGGTGTTGGGACTTTAGGCCGCCAAGGTTCAGGTCCAGGTCCAGGTCCCTCTGTTTATGGCGGTCCGTATGAAAATGCTACGTCCTCAAGACAAGATTCATCTACTCCTGGAATAGAAATACCTCTTTTGACATATGGTGAAGAG GATACTCAGATTTCTTCTGATCAGCATGCCCTCATAGTGCCTCCATCTAATGGCTTTGGAAATGGGATTTATCCAACTCTTCATACTGAGTCATCAGCTTCCT TGCATCCAAGGCCAATGGTTCCACAGAAAGACGTTGCGTTATATGGCTATGGAAGTGTTGCATGGAAGGACAGAATGGAAGACTGGAAGAAAAAGCAGAATGAGAAGCTCCAGGTGGTCAAGCATCAAGGAGATGGTGGTGGGGGCTTTCATGGGGATAATATGGATGATCCTGATTTGCCTat GATGGATGAAGGAAGGCAGCCACTATCAAGAAAGTTGCCCATAAAATCAAGCAGGATAAACCCGTACAGAATTCTAATCATACTCCGTCTAGCAATTCTTGGCCTCTTCTTCCATTATCGAATTCTTCATCCAGTTCATGATGCAATTGGCCTGTGGTTGACATCGGTTATTTGTGAGATATGGTTTGCTGCTTCATGgattcttgatcaattcccaaAGTGGTGCCCTATAGTTCGAGAAACATATCTTGATCGGCTTTCACTCAG GtatgaaaaagaaggaaagccTTCAGAGTTAGCTCCTGTTGACATTTTTGTCAGCACAGTTGATCCCTTGAAAGAACCACCATTAATCACTGCAAACACTGTTTTATCCATTCTTGCTGTGGATTATCCAGTGGATAAAGTTACATGCTATGTCTCAGATGATGGTGCAgcaatgcttacttttgaagcCCTTTCTGAGACATCTGAATTTGCAAGAAAATGGGTTCCTTTCTGCAAGAAGTATAATATTGAACCCCGTGCTCCAGAATGGTATTTTTCTCTAAAGATGGACTATCTGAAAAATAAAGTTCATACTGCATTTGTAAGAGAACTGATGCGTGCCATGAAG AGAGAATATGAAGAGTTTAAAGTCCGGATAAATGCTCTAGTGGCAACTGCTCAGAAGGTTCCTGAAGAGGGTTGGACAATGCAGGATGGCACACCATGGCCTGGGAACAATGTCCGAGACCATCCTGGTATGATCCAG GTATTCCTTGGTCATGATGGTGTCCAAGATGTTGAAGGAAATGAATTACCTCGCCTGGTTTATGTTTCCCGTGAAAAGAGGCCCGGGTTCGATCACCACAAAAAAGCAGGCGCCATGAATGCCTTG ATGAGGGTTTCAGCTGTCATATCGAATGCTCCTTTCCTGTTAAATGTTGATTGTGATCACTACATCAACAACAGCAAGGCGTTGAGGGAAGCAATGTGTTTCTTGATGGATCCCACTTCAGGAAAGAAAATCTGCTATGTGCAGTTTCCACAAAGGTTTGATGGGATTGATCGTCATGACAGATACTCAAACAGAAATGTCGTTCTCTTTGATATTAACATGAAAGGTTTGGATGGTATACAAGGACCAATATATGTTGGTACGGGGTGTGTTTTCAGAAGGCATGCACTTTATGGATATGATGCTCCTGCCAAGAAGAAGCGACCTAGCAAAACCTGCAACTGCTGGCCTAAATTGTGCTTTTGCTGTTGCTGCTTCAGATCCAAAACGAACAAGAAagggaaaacaaagaaagagaagaagccAAAGCACAGGGAGGCATCAAAGCAGATATACGCTCTTGAAACCATTGAAGAAG AAGCAAATGTGGATCCACGCCCGGCTTCCCAAGTGAAACTAGAGAAAAAATTCGGGCAGTCTCCTGCTTTTGTTGCCTCAACACTTTTAGAAAATGGCGGTCTTCCAAAGGATGCCAGTACCTCATCACTTTTGAAGGAAGCCATTCATGTTATTAGCTGCGGTTATGAAGATAAAACAGAATGGGGGAAGGAG GTTGGCTGGATTTATGGCTCCGTGACGGAAGATATCCTGACTGGATTTAAGATGCATTGCCATGGATGGAGGTCCGTCTATTGTATGCCTAAGCTGCCTGCTTTCAAGGGTTCAGCCCCTATAAATCTTTCAGACCGTCTCCATCAGGTTCTTAGATGGGCTCTAGGATCAGTTGAAATTTTGCTGAGCAAGCATTGCCCGATCTGGTATGGCTATGGAGGTGGATTGAAATGGCTGGAGCGATTCTCTTACATAAACTCTGTTGTATATCCTTTGACGTCCATCCCCTTGATTGTCTACTGTTCCTTGCCAGCCATCTGCCTTCTCACGGGAAAATTCATTGTTCCTGCG ATCAGTAATTATGCCagcattatatttatttcactcTTCATCTCTATTGCTGCCACGGGTGTCCTTGAAATGCAGTGGGGTGGTGTTGGTATAGATGATTGGTGGAGAAATGAGCAGTTTTGGGTTATTGGAGGTGCTTC TCACTTTTTTGCTCTCTTTCAAGGATTGCTCAAGGTTTTGGCTGGTGTGGAGACAAGTTTCACTGTCACATCCAAAGCAGGAGACGATGGAGCATTTTCCGATCTCTATATTTTCAAGTGGACATCATTATTAATCCCACCAACGACTTTGCTAATAGTAAACATAGTTGGTGTGGTGGTTGGTGTCTCGAATGCAATAAACAACGGTTATGATTCTTGGGGACCCTTATTTGGTAGGCTATTCTTCGCCTTGTGGGTTATCATTCATCTTTTCCCGTTCCTCAAAGGATTAATGGGAAAGCAAGAGCGAACCCCAACCATAGTTGTTGTATGGTCGATTCTGCTTGCTTCAATACTGACATTGTTGTGGGTACGAGTCAACCCGTTTGTCTCAAGAGATGGCCCGCTCCTAGAAGTCTGCGGATTGAATTGTGACGATTAA